In the Terriglobales bacterium genome, ACGTTGAGCCCGTTGGCCGACGAGCTGCCTTGGTCGACGGCGAAGGCGCCGCGATCGAAGGCCACGCTCACGTCGTAGTCCACCAGCCGCGGGTCGTACAGGTAGCCGTTGGCGTCCAGGCCGAAGTCGGTGTTGAGGTCGTGGTAGGTATCGCCCGACCCGCTCCAATCGGTGCCCGTCCAGCCGAACCCGAAGCCTCCCCAGCCGTTCATGTGCAGGACGAAGCGGCTGGGATTCTGCGCCATCGCCGGCAGGACCAGGAGTCCCACGAGGACCGTCGCGATGGCCAGGCTGCGTTTCATCGTCCCCACCTTCGTCGCCCGTCTCAGTGTCCGCTCTGCGGGGCGGGAGCCGCCTCCACCCGCTCGATGCGGGCGCCCTTCTTCAGGTCCTCCACCAAGGCGCTGCGCAGTTCGCGCGCCCGCTCTTCTTCCAGTTGCGCCTTGAGCAGGCCGCGCACGTCGGCGAACTTCATCTGCTGCGCCGGCTGCCGGCCTTCCACCTTGATCAGGTTGTAGCCGTACTGGGTGCGGAAGGGCTCGCTCACCTTGCCCGCCCCCAGGCTGAAGGCCACCTTCTCGAAGTCCGGCTCCAGGCGGCCGCGGTGCACCCAGCCCAGGTCCCCGCCCTTCACCTTGTAGAAGTCGTCGGAGTATTGCTGGGCCAGCCAACCGAAGTCCTTGCCCGCCTGTGCCTGCTGGTAGATCATCTGCGCCTTCTCTTTGGCCTTGCGTTCCTCGTCCGGGTTCGCCTTGGGATCCAGCGCCACCAGGATCAGCCGCGCCCTGACCTGCTCCGGCCGCTGGAACTTCTTCAGGTTCTTCTGGTAGTAGGCGCGCAGCGCTGCCTCGCTCATGCGCGCCGGCCGCACTACCTTCTGCTGGAACAGGCGCTCCAGGGTCAGGCGCCGTTCCAGGTCCTTGAAGTACTGCTCCTTGGAGATGCCGTGCGCCCGCATGGCCTGATCGAACTCCTTGGCGCCAAACGCGCGCCGCATTCTCTGATACTCGGCCTCGACCTCACTGCGGGGGACGACGGCGTGCGTCTTTTGCGCGCGCTGCCAGGCCAGTTCTTCGACCTCCAGCTCCGCCAGCGCCTTCTCCCGGACCTCGCCCATCTTCTCCGGCCGCAGGCCGCCGTGGGCGGTGTTGCTGGGATACAGCCGCTCCACCTCTTCTGCCAGCTGGCTTTCCGTGATGGGCGCGCCGTTCACCCGCGCCACCACCTGGTCTTGTGCCGCCACCGCCGGCGCCGCCGGGGCATGGCTGGCTACGGCTTGGCCAAAAAGAGAAGCGGAACAGGCCAGCCCGGCTGCCAGGACGAGCAGGAGTAGGGTTGGGGTTGGAGCCGGTCCCGCTGCCGTGCTGCTGTTCCGCTTCTTCATAACAACCTCCTGGGGCCCGTGAAGCTTGTCTGGAGGCCCCGATGCTCCGGGGCCACCGGGTTAAGGGTTACTTGCCGTGACAGGCCAGGCAGAGCTCGCTGCCCGTCGTCGACGCCCGCAGGAAGGGACGATAGGTTGTCCCGTCATGCACGTCGTGACAGGTGGCGCACTGCATCTTGTTGGCGAACAGAGGCAGGAACTTCCCGCTGGACGTGTTCACGCCCGTGCGGGTGCCGCCGAAGCCGTTGGACGCAGTGGTAGGCACCACCAGACTCACCGACTTGCCGGCCAGCGTGGCATCGTAGGTGAAATTGAGGGGGTGCATGTTGCTGATGCCCTCGGCCCCATCGCCCACCAACGCCCCGGAACTGGCCGGGATGAAGACGGGGGTGTTGTTGCCCAGACCGAAGTCCGGGCTGACGTGGCTTCCGGCGGAATACTGGCCCTTGTACACGGTGTTGACGCCCACCGTGCCGTCATGGCAGCTCAGGCACAGGTTGGTGACCACCGCCGAACCCGCTACCGCGCCCCCGACGTCCTGAATGTCGGTTCCCAAGGCATCGAACGACGGGCTGCTGTACTTGCCGTAGCTCGCCTTGGAGGAGAGGTAGTGGTTCCACAGCGGGTACTGGCCGCCCTGGTCTTGGGTGACCAGCGGGTCGCTGTTGTTGGTTTCCGGGTGCGGGGTGTGGCAGTAGTAACAGATCTGCGTGTTACTCTTCGCCTTTGGCCCCGCGGTGGTGCTGGTCGACGACATGTCGTGGCTGCTATTGACGATGTTCTTGATGCGCGAGTACTGTGCGTTCGCGCTCACCGTCAATGCCACAACCATCGCGATCAACAGGAGTAGATATGTACGTTTCATCGCGGTGAGTTCTCCTTTGTGATTTCGTTCGACTGCGAAGAAGCTGGGCCCTTAAGCTCGTTGCTCTTGCCCGGGTCACCTCCCTTCGTATCCGCCGGACGAGCGGGAGCGGTGGCCACCGGGGTGGGCTTGGGCTCCTCCGTCTCTCCGTTCAGCAATTGAAAGATCTGAATCCGTTGGTTGCTCTGGTCAGCCACGTAGATAGTGTTGTTGCGGTCGATGTAGATCCCCGCCGGCAGCCAGAAGGTCCCCGGCACCTGGCCGCCGCTGCCCAGGAACATGAGCAGGCGGTTCTTCTGGTCGAAGACCTGGAAGTTGTCGAAGTCGGAATCCACCACGTAGAGGTTCCCGTAGCTGTCCAGAGCGATGCCCTTGGGCTTGAGGAAGTCGCCCCGCTTCATGCCTTGCTGGCCCAGGGTCTCTACCAGGGAGTACTCCGGGGTGAAGATCTGCACCCGGCAGTTCATGGTGTCGGTCACATAGATCCGGCCCTGGCGGTCGAGGGCGATGTTGGTGGGGAAGTTGAATTCGCCGGGCTGGTCGCCGCGCTTGCCGAACTGGCCGATCAGCGCGCCCGTTTCCGGGTTGTAGACCACGACCTTGTGCTGCTTGGAGTCGACCACGTAGGCCCGCTGCCGGGCCTCGTCCAGCACGACATCGGTGGGATTCACCAGCTCGCCCGTCCGCCCCAGCGTCATCACCACGTTGCCTTCGCCGTCGAAGGCCACCACGTGCTGGCCCACCGGGTCCGCCACCCATACCCGGTCCTTGCTGTCCACGGTGATGCCGATGGGCACCATCAGCCGCAACTGCGGCGTGCGCCCCAGGTAGCTCACCTTCTTGCTCTTGGTGTCGAGGACGAAGACCAGGCCCTGGCCGCTGTCGGTCACGTAGATGCGGCCCTTGGAGTCGGTGGCGATGCCGTAGGGCTTCACGAAGCCGGGCTTGATGTCGTTCTTCTCGATCCCTGCCAGCCGGTCCAGGAAGCCCGCCTTCTTGGCCGGCTCCACGTCGCCCGCGCCGTAGATCGCGCCCACGTACTTGATGCGCGGCTTGTCGGGGGGCACCGGCCACACCAGGTTGATGTTCTTGGGCTCGCCGTTCTCCTTCTTCTTGCCCGCCCAGGCCGTAGCCGGAAGCAGCAGGGCCAGCAGGCCCACTGTCGCCACCCATCTCCGCGTGCGCGCTTGCGTCCGATTCGGTTTCACGGCCGTCCTCCTACTGGTGGCACTTGGTGCACAGGTCGAGGTCGTTCTTGATGTCCGCAGGCATCAGGAATTGGGTCTTGGAGCTGTGGGGCTGGTGGCAGCTCAGGCAAGTCATCTGGGTGCCCTTGGCCCGGGGGTCTGGACCGGTGAAGGGGTGGCCCATGATGGGGTGGCCGCTGGCGCCGCCACGGTCCAGCCCCAGCTTGGGGGCCTTGCCGTACTCCTGCACGCTGATGGTCTGGTTGCCGGGCAGAGTGACCGTGCCCGTCTCCCCGCTGAGCGTCACTCCCGGCTGTTGGGTGCCGTGACAACTGAAGCAGAGCTGAACCACGGGCTGGCGCAACTGCTTGGGATTGTCGCTGGTATGCGGATCATGGCAGACCACGCACTGCCCCTGGTCGTAGGGCTGGTGCCGGACCGCGTCCTGCGATTTCTCGTGGCAGGTGAAACACAGCTCTTCTTTGGGCGCGACCAGGTTGACCGTGGTGACGTTGTTCTCGGTCTTGACCTCGTGGCAGGTGGTGCAACCCATGGCGATGGCCGAGTGCACCGCCTTGCCCTTGGTCTTGTCTTCGTGGCAGGTGGCGCAGTCGGTGTCCTTTTCCAGGGGAACCGGGTGCTCGGCGGCCGCGACGGGGAGGGCCAATGCCAGAAACGCCAGCACCAGCGTCGAGATCTTCTTCACGCTCATACTCCAACCCCCACTCGGGAATAAGCACGAACCAAGCCGCAGGGGGGGTGGACGGGTGAGGTCGCTCGCGCGTAGCGCAAGTGGTTACTGCTCTGCAACTTAGAAGAGATCCGCTGAGGCTGGTCACTTGCCAGCTGTTGAACTTTTAAGCAGGGAAGTGGGCCTTCTTCCGCACCTCAAGGTGAAATACCCCACCTCGCCCGGTTCTGGAGACTGAGGGGCCGAGATTAGCGCTAGCCCTTTCCTTCCTTCGACTTAGGTGTTCTCGCCCATGGCCGGCCAGTGCAGAGGGTCATATGGCCCACTCGAAGACCTTCAATTCGGCTGGGTTGCCGGGTCAACCAGTTGACCCCGCTAGAGTTAGCAGGCGCACGTCACTCTGGTTCGTGACGTGCCTTCCATCTCTGGCGGAGGGTTGGGTATGGCTCCGAATCTTCATCCCGAGCGCCAGCGTGTCTGGCAGAGCCTGGCCTCGGTGCGCACCGGAATCATTCTTCTCATCCTGGTGGGAGTGGTGGCCGCGGCCGGCACAGTCATCCTGCAGCGGCCCGCCACCGATCCTGAGCAGATGCAGCGCGCCTATTCTCCCGGACTCCTGCGCTGGCTCGACGCTCTGGGCCTGACCAACGTCTTTCACAGTTGGTGGTTCGCGGTGCTGCTGGGGCTGCTCTGCCTGAGCATCGTGTTGGCCTCCCTGGAGCGCTTTCCCGCCGTGTGGCGTTACTTCGCGCGGCCCTATCGCCGGCCGGAACCGCACTTCCGCGCCGTGCTGCCCTTGAAATACGAGATCCGGATCCGCAATCCCGAGCGCGGCCTCGGGGCCGCCGAGCAGGCCCTGCGCCAAATGGGCTTCCGGCCCGAGCGCATCGCCGGGGGTGAGGACGGCGAAGACTCCCTTTACGCCGAGCGCAACCGCTTCGCCCGGCTGGCCGCCTACGTGGTGCACGTCAGCCTGCTGCTGATCCTGCTGGGCGGCATCGTGGATTCGGTCTGGGGATACCGCGGCTTCCTCAATCTCACCCGCGGCCAGCAGGCCGGCCAGATCGAGCTCGCCGACGGCAGCACGCGTCCCATGCCCTTCACCCTGCGCTGCGACGGCGTCGGCCAGGAGAACTACGCCGACGGCACTCCCAAGCGCTGGTGGTCGAAGCTGGTGGTGCTGCAGGACGGCCGCGAGGTCGCGCGCAAGGAGATCGCCGTCAACGATCCCCTGGTATACGGCGGCCTCCGCTTCTTCCAGGCCAACTACGGCCGCACCGCCGACGTCGCCGCCGTGAAGTTCGTGGCTACCCCCAAAGGGGGCGGCAAGCCGGAGCCTCTCGTGCTGGGTCCGGGCGAGCCCGTCACCTTGAGCGACGGCACCCGCGTCCGCCTGGAGCGCTTCGTCCCCGACTTCTACGTGCGCGACAACCAGATCTACACCCGCTCCGAGGAAGCGAATAACCCCGCCATCCAGCTCAGCCTGACCTCCAAGTCGGGCGAGTCCAAGCTCTGGATCTTCCCCAACTATCCCGAGTACTCCCAGGCTGCCGAGGCGCCCTACGACTTCCAGTTCCAGGACTTGGAGATGGGCTACTTCACCGGGCTGCAAGTGTCGCACGAGCCCGGGCAATGGGCGGTGTGGGCCGGATGCCTGTTGATGGGAGGAGGGCTGATCCTGGCCTTCTACTTCGTCCACATGCGCTTCTGGGTGATGCCCATCAGCGACGGCGAAGGCCGCCGGGTGCTCTGGGTGGGTGCC is a window encoding:
- a CDS encoding peptidylprolyl isomerase translates to MKKRNSSTAAGPAPTPTLLLLVLAAGLACSASLFGQAVASHAPAAPAVAAQDQVVARVNGAPITESQLAEEVERLYPSNTAHGGLRPEKMGEVREKALAELEVEELAWQRAQKTHAVVPRSEVEAEYQRMRRAFGAKEFDQAMRAHGISKEQYFKDLERRLTLERLFQQKVVRPARMSEAALRAYYQKNLKKFQRPEQVRARLILVALDPKANPDEERKAKEKAQMIYQQAQAGKDFGWLAQQYSDDFYKVKGGDLGWVHRGRLEPDFEKVAFSLGAGKVSEPFRTQYGYNLIKVEGRQPAQQMKFADVRGLLKAQLEEERARELRSALVEDLKKGARIERVEAAPAPQSGH
- a CDS encoding cytochrome c3 family protein, whose protein sequence is MSANAQYSRIKNIVNSSHDMSSTSTTAGPKAKSNTQICYYCHTPHPETNNSDPLVTQDQGGQYPLWNHYLSSKASYGKYSSPSFDALGTDIQDVGGAVAGSAVVTNLCLSCHDGTVGVNTVYKGQYSAGSHVSPDFGLGNNTPVFIPASSGALVGDGAEGISNMHPLNFTYDATLAGKSVSLVVPTTASNGFGGTRTGVNTSSGKFLPLFANKMQCATCHDVHDGTTYRPFLRASTTGSELCLACHGK
- a CDS encoding 6-bladed beta-propeller; the encoded protein is MATVGLLALLLPATAWAGKKKENGEPKNINLVWPVPPDKPRIKYVGAIYGAGDVEPAKKAGFLDRLAGIEKNDIKPGFVKPYGIATDSKGRIYVTDSGQGLVFVLDTKSKKVSYLGRTPQLRLMVPIGITVDSKDRVWVADPVGQHVVAFDGEGNVVMTLGRTGELVNPTDVVLDEARQRAYVVDSKQHKVVVYNPETGALIGQFGKRGDQPGEFNFPTNIALDRQGRIYVTDTMNCRVQIFTPEYSLVETLGQQGMKRGDFLKPKGIALDSYGNLYVVDSDFDNFQVFDQKNRLLMFLGSGGQVPGTFWLPAGIYIDRNNTIYVADQSNQRIQIFQLLNGETEEPKPTPVATAPARPADTKGGDPGKSNELKGPASSQSNEITKENSPR
- a CDS encoding cytochrome c3 family protein: MKKISTLVLAFLALALPVAAAEHPVPLEKDTDCATCHEDKTKGKAVHSAIAMGCTTCHEVKTENNVTTVNLVAPKEELCFTCHEKSQDAVRHQPYDQGQCVVCHDPHTSDNPKQLRQPVVQLCFSCHGTQQPGVTLSGETGTVTLPGNQTISVQEYGKAPKLGLDRGGASGHPIMGHPFTGPDPRAKGTQMTCLSCHQPHSSKTQFLMPADIKNDLDLCTKCHQ
- a CDS encoding cytochrome c biogenesis protein ResB, yielding MAPNLHPERQRVWQSLASVRTGIILLILVGVVAAAGTVILQRPATDPEQMQRAYSPGLLRWLDALGLTNVFHSWWFAVLLGLLCLSIVLASLERFPAVWRYFARPYRRPEPHFRAVLPLKYEIRIRNPERGLGAAEQALRQMGFRPERIAGGEDGEDSLYAERNRFARLAAYVVHVSLLLILLGGIVDSVWGYRGFLNLTRGQQAGQIELADGSTRPMPFTLRCDGVGQENYADGTPKRWWSKLVVLQDGREVARKEIAVNDPLVYGGLRFFQANYGRTADVAAVKFVATPKGGGKPEPLVLGPGEPVTLSDGTRVRLERFVPDFYVRDNQIYTRSEEANNPAIQLSLTSKSGESKLWIFPNYPEYSQAAEAPYDFQFQDLEMGYFTGLQVSHEPGQWAVWAGCLLMGGGLILAFYFVHMRFWVMPISDGEGRRVLWVGASPSKNREDFEERFRALVHEIEKNLKTEAAAGAAVRAASLAGVAGR